The genomic segment TGACACCCAACCAGTTCAAATGGGGCGATGCCCCGCCGGCGATTCCCAAAGGCGCCAAGATCGCCGTCCTCCACGGCGATCCCGGCAAGGAGGGCCCGTTCATCTTCCGGCTGAAGATGCCGGCGAACTTCAAGGTCCCGCCGCATACGCATCCGTCGAGCTACACGGTCACGGTGATCTCCGGGACGCCGTCGGTGGGCATGGGCGACAAGGCTGATGCCAAGAAGACGCACGCACTGAAGGCCGGTGCCTTCCACTACCTGCCCGCCAAGACCTCCCACTACTGGATCGTCAAGGAGGGGGCGGAGCTGCAGGTCCAGGGGACGGGTCCGTTCGGCTTAACGTACGTCAACCCCGAGGACGACCCGCAGAAGATGGCGGCCAGGAAATAGCCTGGGTCGGAACGCGCAACGCCCGGCAATCCTCTCGATTGAAGCAGCTGCAGCTTACTCACGGATATTGGCCGTGCGCACGATGCGCTCGTAGCGGCTCTGCTCGCTCTTCACGAAGGAGCCGAAGTCCGCGGCACTGCCTCCCCCCGGGATGATGGCCTGTTCGGCGAACCTGGCGCGCACGTCGGGCATCTGCAGCACTCTGTTCATCTCGGTGTTGAGCCGCTCGATCACCGGCGCCGGCGTGCCCGCGGGCGCGAAGATGCCGATCCACGCGGTCATCGCGAGGTCCTTGAAGCCCGGCAACTCCGTGATCGACGGCACCTCCGGCAGCGCCGGCAGACGGCGCGCGTCCGTGACGGCGAGGCCCTTGACCTTCTTGCTGCCGACCAGCGGGACCGCGGAACCCGTGGGCAGGATGGCCAGGTCCACCTGGTTGCCGATCAGGTCCGTGATCGCCTGTGCGCCGCCGCGGTAAGGCACATGCACCAGGCGGAAGCCGGCCTGCTGCTGGAAGCGCTCCATCGCGAGGTGCAGGACGGTGCCGATGCCCGAGGTGGCATAGGTGAGCTTCCCGGGATTGGCTTTCGCGAGCGCGATGACGTCCTGGAACGAGGAGGCGGCCAGGCCCGGGCGGCCCATGATGACCAGCGGCAGCGTCGAGAGCATGCCCACCGGCGCGAAGTCGCGCTGGGTGTCGTACTTCACGGCCTGCGGATTGACGTACTGCGCGATGGCCGCGGGGCTGTCCACCGCCATCAGGATGGTGTAGCCGTCGGGCGCGGCCTGTGCGGCCTTCTGCGTGCCGATGGTGCCGCCACCGCCGCCCACGTTGTCGACGACGACGGACTGGCCGATCTGCTGGCCCAGCTTCTGCGCGAAGAGGCGCGCGATGCCGTCGGTGCCGCCACCGGCCGTGAAGGGCACGATCAGCGTGATGGGCCTGGCCGCGGGCCAGGCGGGTTGCGCGAGGGCGGACGCTGCGGCGATCAGCCCGAGCGCCCCCAGGACGATGGAGCGACGAAGGATCCGGGACATGGGGACTCCAGGGAAGCGGCGAGTGGAGGGGACTCTCTCAGGCGGTCGGGAAATGCTGCTGCACCAGCGCATCGAAGCGCGCGCTCCAGTCGGCACGCCAGCGCTCGCGCCGTGCGGCGTCGATCCAGGCGCCGTCCAGGCCGTTGTGCATGAGGCCGCGCAGGTCTTCGATGCTGCAGCCGAACTGTTCGACCATCATGCTCCAGGCCTGCGTGGGCGAGATGTTGTGCAAGGTCGGGTCGTCGCTGTTGGGGTGGACCTTCAGGCCCAGCGAAAGCATGCGGCGGATCGGGTGGTCCAGCGCCCAGCGCTCGGGTGCCAGCGTGCGCAGGTAGTAGGAATTGGCCGGCACGATGGTGAACACGATCCCGCGCTCCAGGCACCGCTGCACGAGCTCGGGCCGGTCGACCACCGTGTAGCCGTGGTCGATTCGGTCCACGCCCAGCGTGTCGAGGGCCGTCTGCACATTCGTCCATGGCATCCCGTATTCGCCGGCATGTGCCGTCGTGCGAAGTCCGGCGCGGCGCGCGGCCGCATAGGCCGACGCGAAGAGTTCGGGTGCGCCCAGCGCCTCGCGATAGTCGATGCCGATGCCGGGCACCTCGTCGCGGCGCGCGGCCACCATCCACGCGACCATCTCATCGGCCTCGGCCGGCGGCGCCTCGCGGTCGATGGCGGGCACGAGGCGACCGACGATGCCGAGGTCGCGCTCGGCGTCGTTCGCGGCCTGCACGATCGCGTCCTGCAACACTCGGTACGACAAGCCCGAGTGCCTGACGACGCCCGTGGGGTTCCAGAAGAACTCGCTGTAGAGGACGTTGTGCGCGCGCGCGTCCTCCAGGTATTCACGGGTGAGCCGGTAGAGGTCGTCGGGGCGGCGCAGGACATGCCTCTCCAGCGCCCGCAGGCCCGGGATCGCCCCCTGGCGCTTCTCGCCGTGGGCGAACAGCCCATCGATCTGCTCGGGCGCGATGCCGCCCTCGCGCTGCGCGAGTTCATGGAAGGTCGCCTGGCGGATCGCGCCCAGCAAGTGGCAGTGCAGTTCCACCTTGGGCAGCGCCCGGCAGAAGGCGTGCAGGGCGGGGCCCTGGGCGGCGGCGTCGGCCGCGGGAACGAATGGGTCTGTCATCACGGTGGAACTCTTCTCTCGGGCGCGCGCGGCGAGGGGGCGCACAGGGGATTCGCGAAACGTCCGCCGGCGACGCGCTTCAGGTCCCGATGACGCCGCCGTCCGCCCTTCGGATCACCACGGTGGCCGACCGCGGCCTTCCCCCTGGCCGGTAGTCCGGCCAGTTCGAGAAGCGGGCCGGGTCGGCCGGGTCGCTGCGGTCGCTGGGCGTCTCGCCGGGATGCTGGATGTTGATGAACATCGTGCGGCCGTCCGGTGTCATGGTCATGCCGGTCACCTCGCAGTTGGTCGGTCCGGTGAGGAAGCGCCGCATCTCGCCGGTGGCCAGGTCGCAGGCCAGCATCTGGTTGTTGCCGATGTTGGCGAACTCGCCCTTGTACATCTGGGTCGCATGCGCGTCCGTCTGCACCCACAGCACGCCGCGCGCGTCGAAAGTGATGCCGTCGGGGCAGGCGAACAGGTCGCCGCGGATGTTGCCCTTGGCCTCCGACCGGGCCTGGGCCGGGTCGCCCGCGAGCACGAGGTGGTCCCAGCGGAACCGGGTCGCGTCGAAGTCGCCGCCACCGTCGCCGCCCTCGCGCCAGCGGATGATGTGGCCATGCGTGTTGTTGGCCCGGGGATTGGCGGGGTCCGGCCCCGGCAAGCCGGCCGCGCCGCGATCGGCATTGTTGGTGAGCGTGCAGTAGACCGTGCCGCTCATGGGATCGATGGCCAGCCACTCGGGCCGGTCCATCTTCGTCGCGCCCAGCGCGTCGCTCGCCTGCCGGGACTTGATGACGACCTCGCCCTGGTCGGCGAAACCGCTGCCGGCGGTCAGCGGACCCTGGCCGTGCACCAGCGCAATCCACTGGCCGACGCCCTCCGCATCGAAGCGTGCGACGTAGAGAGTGCCGTGGTCCAGCAGCTCGCGGTTGGCCTGCGCGGCGGTCAGTCCGTTGCCGGCCGGACGGATGCGATCGCGGCTGACGAACTTGTAGATGTATTCATTGCGCGCGTCCTCTCCGCTGTACACCACCG from the Ramlibacter henchirensis genome contains:
- a CDS encoding cupin domain-containing protein translates to MKHLIPSPPIMLAAALCAVSAGAFAAAPAPDGEAKVMTPNQFKWGDAPPAIPKGAKIAVLHGDPGKEGPFIFRLKMPANFKVPPHTHPSSYTVTVISGTPSVGMGDKADAKKTHALKAGAFHYLPAKTSHYWIVKEGAELQVQGTGPFGLTYVNPEDDPQKMAARK
- a CDS encoding adenosine deaminase family protein, yielding MTDPFVPAADAAAQGPALHAFCRALPKVELHCHLLGAIRQATFHELAQREGGIAPEQIDGLFAHGEKRQGAIPGLRALERHVLRRPDDLYRLTREYLEDARAHNVLYSEFFWNPTGVVRHSGLSYRVLQDAIVQAANDAERDLGIVGRLVPAIDREAPPAEADEMVAWMVAARRDEVPGIGIDYREALGAPELFASAYAAARRAGLRTTAHAGEYGMPWTNVQTALDTLGVDRIDHGYTVVDRPELVQRCLERGIVFTIVPANSYYLRTLAPERWALDHPIRRMLSLGLKVHPNSDDPTLHNISPTQAWSMMVEQFGCSIEDLRGLMHNGLDGAWIDAARRERWRADWSARFDALVQQHFPTA
- a CDS encoding Bug family tripartite tricarboxylate transporter substrate binding protein; translated protein: MSRILRRSIVLGALGLIAAASALAQPAWPAARPITLIVPFTAGGGTDGIARLFAQKLGQQIGQSVVVDNVGGGGGTIGTQKAAQAAPDGYTILMAVDSPAAIAQYVNPQAVKYDTQRDFAPVGMLSTLPLVIMGRPGLAASSFQDVIALAKANPGKLTYATSGIGTVLHLAMERFQQQAGFRLVHVPYRGGAQAITDLIGNQVDLAILPTGSAVPLVGSKKVKGLAVTDARRLPALPEVPSITELPGFKDLAMTAWIGIFAPAGTPAPVIERLNTEMNRVLQMPDVRARFAEQAIIPGGGSAADFGSFVKSEQSRYERIVRTANIRE